In Mesotoga infera, the following are encoded in one genomic region:
- a CDS encoding UDP-N-acetylglucosamine--N-acetylmuramyl-(pentapeptide) pyrophosphoryl-undecaprenol N-acetylglucosamine transferase translates to MRKLKVAFCGGGTGGHYYPAVSILQELKRLGEIDLMYFTVSGKIDDRSVGKNFPEAKIVPLKLTGLKRPLYNPTNAGILFSHFKTERSVRERLAEFSPDFLFSTGGYVSYSVVKAAHKLGIPIYIHEQNSVVGIANKSLARYARLLFISFEESRSSLELPPDRIILSGNPVREAKSTRSEVMKRFNLAEESPLIVVLGGSLGSEVINSALEKFYSELEKSRDRLAFLHSTGDDNRALSLNRFPFVRSFSYIEDLTDAIACADLVVSRGGATTIAELQYFGRKGIIIPWPGAAENHQFHNARSLERVGLGYVILEENLTSTALSIAIREMLQRETCYKPPRRPVEIILDNILREESI, encoded by the coding sequence ATGAGAAAGCTTAAGGTAGCCTTTTGCGGTGGTGGAACCGGTGGTCATTACTATCCTGCCGTCTCGATCTTGCAGGAGCTAAAAAGGCTAGGGGAAATCGATCTTATGTACTTCACTGTCTCTGGAAAGATAGATGACAGGAGCGTTGGAAAAAACTTTCCAGAAGCAAAGATAGTCCCTTTGAAGCTGACGGGTCTTAAGAGGCCGCTGTACAACCCCACAAATGCGGGGATACTCTTTTCTCACTTCAAGACCGAGAGATCTGTAAGAGAGCGTCTGGCCGAATTCTCACCAGATTTCCTGTTTTCGACCGGGGGCTATGTTTCCTATTCAGTTGTCAAAGCCGCTCATAAATTAGGGATACCGATATACATTCACGAACAGAACTCAGTGGTGGGAATAGCAAACAAGAGTCTTGCAAGGTATGCAAGGCTATTGTTCATCTCATTTGAAGAGAGCCGTAGTAGCCTCGAATTGCCGCCAGACAGGATCATCTTATCGGGTAATCCGGTAAGAGAGGCGAAATCAACGAGAAGTGAAGTAATGAAAAGATTTAATCTTGCAGAGGAAAGTCCTTTGATTGTCGTTCTGGGTGGAAGTCTTGGATCGGAAGTGATAAATAGCGCTCTAGAAAAGTTTTACAGCGAACTTGAAAAGAGCCGTGACAGGTTAGCTTTTCTCCATTCTACTGGTGACGATAACCGGGCCCTCTCTCTTAATCGATTCCCATTTGTTCGCTCTTTTTCCTATATAGAGGACCTTACAGACGCAATAGCCTGTGCGGATCTCGTCGTGTCAAGGGGAGGAGCAACTACTATCGCAGAGCTACAGTATTTTGGAAGAAAGGGTATAATAATACCGTGGCCCGGCGCCGCGGAAAATCACCAATTTCACAACGCTCGCTCGCTGGAAAGAGTTGGATTGGGTTATGTTATACTGGAAGAGAATTTGACCTCCACAGCTTTGAGCATTGCAATAAGAGAAATGTTGCAAAGAGAGACCTGTTACAAACCTCCAAGAAGACCAGTTGAGATTATTTTGGATAATATACTCCGGGAGGAATCGATTTGA
- the murC gene encoding UDP-N-acetylmuramate--L-alanine ligase, whose product MKYHFIGIGGIGMSGLAMHLASEGDQVYGSNYEENERVDYLRAKGIDIFIGHSYENFEKPDVVVRTTAIKQGNPELVRALSEGVPTIYRMELLKNLLSRNTSLCVTGTDGKTTTTAMVSKILVDSGRDPTVLLGGINPLLSDGNYRKGEGLIVSELDESDGFFASFKPDYAIITNVRGDHLEHYDNSFDNLKNHFKYFARGVGKMLVTNADDPISERIFKGTLTFGRDRGDYRFSDRATGIMNQTFRCWKGDTDLGVFKLMIPGEYNAYNAAAAVALTREMGVPIDSIKNSLESYRSVDRRFTFRGLDDFRNLFFFDDYAHTPDEISSTIRGAREFFPGKNVVVVFQPHRYSRLVRENGRFAMSLKDATEVCVYKLYEAYEKGQYAIDETEVLKGLSSYGVPAVHAVNYSEILEWLEKKRDAVILFLGAGDITEASKMSALKLCEAH is encoded by the coding sequence TTGAAATATCATTTTATTGGCATTGGCGGAATTGGCATGAGCGGTCTGGCAATGCACTTAGCATCTGAGGGTGACCAGGTTTATGGATCGAATTACGAAGAGAACGAAAGGGTAGACTACCTTCGCGCAAAAGGCATAGATATTTTTATTGGCCATTCTTATGAGAACTTCGAAAAACCCGATGTGGTGGTTAGAACAACTGCCATTAAACAGGGAAACCCGGAGCTGGTTAGGGCTCTTTCGGAAGGTGTACCAACAATATACAGAATGGAACTGCTCAAGAACCTTCTTTCGAGAAACACTTCTCTTTGTGTAACTGGAACCGATGGAAAGACAACCACTACAGCTATGGTTTCAAAAATTCTTGTCGACTCCGGAAGAGATCCTACAGTCTTACTCGGTGGAATAAATCCTCTCTTGAGCGATGGAAACTATAGAAAGGGCGAGGGTCTTATCGTGAGTGAGCTTGATGAGAGCGATGGCTTCTTTGCTTCTTTTAAGCCTGACTACGCGATAATCACCAACGTACGGGGCGATCACCTCGAGCACTACGATAACTCGTTCGATAATCTCAAAAATCACTTCAAGTATTTCGCCAGAGGCGTCGGAAAGATGTTGGTTACGAATGCAGATGATCCAATTTCCGAAAGGATTTTCAAAGGCACTCTAACCTTCGGAAGAGACAGAGGCGATTATCGCTTCTCCGACAGAGCGACTGGAATCATGAATCAGACCTTCAGATGCTGGAAGGGCGATACCGATCTCGGAGTCTTCAAGCTCATGATCCCAGGGGAATACAACGCTTACAACGCAGCTGCAGCCGTTGCTCTTACCCGCGAAATGGGAGTTCCAATTGATTCGATAAAGAACTCCTTGGAGTCATATAGGTCGGTTGACAGAAGGTTCACTTTCAGAGGTCTCGATGATTTCAGAAACCTCTTTTTCTTTGATGATTACGCTCATACTCCTGATGAAATAAGCAGTACCATCCGAGGCGCCCGCGAATTCTTCCCCGGGAAGAACGTTGTGGTGGTCTTTCAGCCGCATAGATATTCGAGATTGGTCAGGGAAAACGGCCGGTTTGCGATGTCCCTCAAGGATGCAACCGAGGTCTGTGTCTACAAGCTCTACGAGGCTTACGAAAAGGGGCAGTATGCAATCGATGAGACCGAGGTCTTGAAAGGTTTGAGTAGCTACGGTGTTCCGGCAGTGCATGCCGTGAACTACTCTGAGATACTCGAATGGCTTGAAAAGAAAAGAGATGCCGTCATCCTCTTTCTCGGCGCAGGCGACATCACTGAAGCATCAAAAATGAGCGCTCTCAAACTTTGCGAAGCACATTAG